The Pyrus communis chromosome 9, drPyrComm1.1, whole genome shotgun sequence genome has a segment encoding these proteins:
- the LOC137745140 gene encoding probable ADP-ribosylation factor GTPase-activating protein AGD14 isoform X1, with protein sequence MGSRKEEERNEKIIRGLMKLPPNRRCINCNGLGPQYVCTNFWTFVCMTCSGIHREFTHRVKSVSMSKFTSQEVEALQNGGNQRAREIYLKDWDLQRQRLPDSNKADKIREFIRSVYVDKKYTGGRTSEKPPRDMQTHRIREDEMRRASSYHSYSQSPPYDSQYEDRRYGKQAAALTRKPGSDRGRYEGKMSSFVYSAGRLSEQMYEDRFANEGSGSRASDFSVSSGGDVSRSGVQSPNFQKDTGSSSPTFVPSWDNLNEVRHQAKDTHPEAIVKRDAAGISCPQRTASLGNFVSADSYSMSPKSFNSGSLTNAVEPEQATGILPDKSTSLTGSSHLGSSDSLDLFKAPVKPEVSSAAFSIDLFQLPAASSSPSVDLFQPSLSSSNSCMNMDQPQVFRPSLELFADFPQQQSTPTLDKQVAEAAPKNEGWATFDTPQPSASFPSTENMTLENIASNGGGSIGNFEAFSSSNTSMQWPSFEYSSSHRPFSDVSSPWSDSLHNVTDPNTGSTQSWNAFEDSIGHLPSEVAEKGSEPGATDKLLSAGDRDFGLRISEESSKDGIQGAVSRGEPHDPSLPLHAVLGQSYTPQVLPQMGEIKSHATDHKSNNPFDLPYDTDLDQNSMFLDMNSLQASLPNDHLQSSFFDESQAWFPQNPVSGMPYIPAAAEGGLTYAPGQAHSSQIPNVPTQEPVASIGGNPFA encoded by the exons TCGGGAATTTACTCATCGTGTGAAGTCAGTATCCATGTCCAAATTTACTTCACAAGAAGTTGAAGCCCTCCAAAATGGTGGTAACCAG CGTGCAAGGGAAATTTATTTGAAGGATTGGGACCTTCAAAGGCAACGATTGCCAGACAGCAA TAAGGCTGATAAAATCCGTGAGTTCATAAGAAGTGTATACGTAGATAAGAAATATACTGGAGGAAGGACCTCTGAAAAGCCTCCAAGAGACATGCAG ACCCATAGAATCCGTGAAGATGAGATGAGACGTGCTAGTTCTTATCATTCCTATTCTCAAAGTCCACCTTATGACTCTCAGTATGAAGATAGACGGTATGGAAAACAAGCTGCTGCACTTACTAGGAAGCCTGGTTCTGATCGAGGTCGATATGAAGGAAAGATGTCGAGTTTTGTTTACAGTGCCGGCCGTTTAAGTGAGCAAATGTATGAAGACAGGTTTGCAAATGAGGGCTCTGGTTCAAGAGCTTCAGATTTCTCTGTGTCAAGTGGAGGTGATGTGTCTAGATCTGGAGTACAGTCTCCTAATTTTCAGAAGGACACTGGATCCAGCAGCCCCACTTTTGTGCCTTCATGGGATAATCTAAATGAAGTAAGACACCAAGCAAAAGATACACATCCAGAGGCAATTGTCAAGAGAGATGCAGCAGGGATATCCTGTCCGCAG AGAACTGCATCCTTAGGAAATTTTGTCTCAGCGGATAGCTATTCCATGTCTCCCAAGTCATTTAATTCAGGCAGTTTAACAAATGCTGTCGAACCTGAACAAGCTACTGGAATCCTCCCGGATAAATCCACCTCTTTAACGGGATCATCTCATCTTGGCAGTAGTGATAGCTTGGATCTTTTCAAGGCCCCAGTTAAACCAGAAGTCTCTTCTGCAGCCTTTTCCATTGATTTGTTCCAGTTACCAGCAGCATCTTCATCTCCATCCGTAGATTTGTTTCAACCGTCTTTATCATCTTCCAACTCATGTATGAATATGGACCAGCCTCAAGTTTTCCGACCTTCCTTGGAGTTATTTGCTGACTTTCCTCAGCAGCAGTCAACTCCAACCTTGGATAAACAAGTAGCTGAGGCTGCCCCTAAAAATGAAGGATGGGCAACGTTTGATACACCTCAGCCCTCAGCTTCCTTTCCATCCACCGAAAATATGACCCTTGAAAATATAGCTTCCAATGGTGGAGGTTCTATTGGAAATTTTGAAGCATTCTCGTCATCAAACACAAGCATGCAATGGCCATCATTTGAGTACTCTAGTAGTCATAGACCTTTTTCAGATGTTTCTAGTCCATGGAGTGATAGTTTGCACAATGTCACAGATCCCAATACTGGAAGCACACAG TCATGGAATGCTTTTGAAGATTCTATTGGACACCTTCCATCGGAGGTGGCTGAAAAGGGCAGTGAGCCAGGAGCAACTGACAAGCTTTTATCAGCTGGTGACCGTGATTTTGGGTTAAGAATCTCCGAG GAATCTAGTAAAGATGGGATTCAGGGAGCTGTTTCTCGAGGTGAACCCCATGATCCAAGTCTGCCACTACATGCTGTGTTGGGGCAATCATATACTCCACAAGTGCTTCCTCAAATG GGAGAAATTAAGTCACATGCCACCGACCACAAATCAAATAACCCATTTGATCTTCCTTATGATACAGATCTGGATCAGAACAGTATG TTTTTGGACATGAACTCCTTACAAGCCTCTCTCCCAAATGATCATTTGCAATCCTCTTTCTTTGATGAATCTCAGGCATGGTTTCCGCAAAATCCAGTGTCTGGGATGCCGTATATTCCAGCTGCAGCAGAAG GTGGCTTGACGTATGCGCCAGGGCAGGCACATAGTTCTCAGATTCC GAACGTCCCTACACAGGAACCTGTCGCGTCTATCGGAGGAAATCCTTTTGCATAG
- the LOC137745140 gene encoding probable ADP-ribosylation factor GTPase-activating protein AGD14 isoform X2 has translation MGSRKEEERNEKIIRGLMKLPPNRRCINCNGLGPQYVCTNFWTFVCMTCSGIHREFTHRVKSVSMSKFTSQEVEALQNGGNQRAREIYLKDWDLQRQRLPDSNKADKIREFIRSVYVDKKYTGGRTSEKPPRDMQTHRIREDEMRRASSYHSYSQSPPYDSQYEDRRYGKQAAALTRKPGSDRGRYEGKMSSFVYSAGRLSEQMYEDRFANEGSGSRASDFSVSSGGDVSRSGVQSPNFQKDTGSSSPTFVPSWDNLNEVRHQAKDTHPEAIVKRDAAGISCPQRTASLGNFVSADSYSMSPKSFNSGSLTNAVEPEQATGILPDKSTSLTGSSHLGSSDSLDLFKAPVKPEVSSAAFSIDLFQLPAASSSPSVDLFQPSLSSSNSCMNMDQPQVFRPSLELFADFPQQQSTPTLDKQVAEAAPKNEGWATFDTPQPSASFPSTENMTLENIASNGGGSIGNFEAFSSSNTSMQWPSFEYSSSHRPFSDVSSPWSDSLHNVTDPNTGSTQSWNAFEDSIGHLPSEVAEKGSEPGATDKLLSAGDRDFGLRISEESSKDGIQGAVSRGEPHDPSLPLHAVLGQSYTPQVLPQMGEIKSHATDHKSNNPFDLPYDTDLDQNSMAWFPQNPVSGMPYIPAAAEGGLTYAPGQAHSSQIPNVPTQEPVASIGGNPFA, from the exons TCGGGAATTTACTCATCGTGTGAAGTCAGTATCCATGTCCAAATTTACTTCACAAGAAGTTGAAGCCCTCCAAAATGGTGGTAACCAG CGTGCAAGGGAAATTTATTTGAAGGATTGGGACCTTCAAAGGCAACGATTGCCAGACAGCAA TAAGGCTGATAAAATCCGTGAGTTCATAAGAAGTGTATACGTAGATAAGAAATATACTGGAGGAAGGACCTCTGAAAAGCCTCCAAGAGACATGCAG ACCCATAGAATCCGTGAAGATGAGATGAGACGTGCTAGTTCTTATCATTCCTATTCTCAAAGTCCACCTTATGACTCTCAGTATGAAGATAGACGGTATGGAAAACAAGCTGCTGCACTTACTAGGAAGCCTGGTTCTGATCGAGGTCGATATGAAGGAAAGATGTCGAGTTTTGTTTACAGTGCCGGCCGTTTAAGTGAGCAAATGTATGAAGACAGGTTTGCAAATGAGGGCTCTGGTTCAAGAGCTTCAGATTTCTCTGTGTCAAGTGGAGGTGATGTGTCTAGATCTGGAGTACAGTCTCCTAATTTTCAGAAGGACACTGGATCCAGCAGCCCCACTTTTGTGCCTTCATGGGATAATCTAAATGAAGTAAGACACCAAGCAAAAGATACACATCCAGAGGCAATTGTCAAGAGAGATGCAGCAGGGATATCCTGTCCGCAG AGAACTGCATCCTTAGGAAATTTTGTCTCAGCGGATAGCTATTCCATGTCTCCCAAGTCATTTAATTCAGGCAGTTTAACAAATGCTGTCGAACCTGAACAAGCTACTGGAATCCTCCCGGATAAATCCACCTCTTTAACGGGATCATCTCATCTTGGCAGTAGTGATAGCTTGGATCTTTTCAAGGCCCCAGTTAAACCAGAAGTCTCTTCTGCAGCCTTTTCCATTGATTTGTTCCAGTTACCAGCAGCATCTTCATCTCCATCCGTAGATTTGTTTCAACCGTCTTTATCATCTTCCAACTCATGTATGAATATGGACCAGCCTCAAGTTTTCCGACCTTCCTTGGAGTTATTTGCTGACTTTCCTCAGCAGCAGTCAACTCCAACCTTGGATAAACAAGTAGCTGAGGCTGCCCCTAAAAATGAAGGATGGGCAACGTTTGATACACCTCAGCCCTCAGCTTCCTTTCCATCCACCGAAAATATGACCCTTGAAAATATAGCTTCCAATGGTGGAGGTTCTATTGGAAATTTTGAAGCATTCTCGTCATCAAACACAAGCATGCAATGGCCATCATTTGAGTACTCTAGTAGTCATAGACCTTTTTCAGATGTTTCTAGTCCATGGAGTGATAGTTTGCACAATGTCACAGATCCCAATACTGGAAGCACACAG TCATGGAATGCTTTTGAAGATTCTATTGGACACCTTCCATCGGAGGTGGCTGAAAAGGGCAGTGAGCCAGGAGCAACTGACAAGCTTTTATCAGCTGGTGACCGTGATTTTGGGTTAAGAATCTCCGAG GAATCTAGTAAAGATGGGATTCAGGGAGCTGTTTCTCGAGGTGAACCCCATGATCCAAGTCTGCCACTACATGCTGTGTTGGGGCAATCATATACTCCACAAGTGCTTCCTCAAATG GGAGAAATTAAGTCACATGCCACCGACCACAAATCAAATAACCCATTTGATCTTCCTTATGATACAGATCTGGATCAGAACAGTATG GCATGGTTTCCGCAAAATCCAGTGTCTGGGATGCCGTATATTCCAGCTGCAGCAGAAG GTGGCTTGACGTATGCGCCAGGGCAGGCACATAGTTCTCAGATTCC GAACGTCCCTACACAGGAACCTGTCGCGTCTATCGGAGGAAATCCTTTTGCATAG
- the LOC137745996 gene encoding F-box protein SKIP24, whose translation MSALPDELWRRILEIGVQSGSFSYKDLCRISISSARLRRLSDEDSLWSHLLSSDLPTSSSSITSPNPSTSKSLYKIRFERERDKKMAAHRRAVLRKESQVVERSMKLREMEARLAEETQKMQAALTELSNLSRIRQASVALNVWQPEIIRGRQKQIVEQCVVPVESRFHSLEMELKLCKQHILGLEKAHKDEKRRLALVEEELQSMRYHPLRNHEQINCRDIEYNVKRKKLKRCHGQGRKP comes from the exons ATGTCAGCTCTCCCGGATGAGTTGTGGAGGCGAATTCTAGAAATCGGCGTTCAAAGCGGCAGTTTCAGCTACAAGGACCTCTGCCGTATATCAATCTCCTCTGCGCGCCTCCGCCGCTTATCCGACGAAGACTCCCTATGGTCCCACCTCCTCTCCTCCGATTTACCTACTTCTTCTTCCTCGATTACCTCCCCAAATCCATCAACCTCTAAATCCCTCTACAAAATCAG gtttgagagagagagggataagAAAATGGCGGCGCATCGGAGGGCGGTTTTGAGGAAGGAGAGTCAGGTTGTAGAACGGTCTATGAAGCTCCGAGAGATGGAGGCTCGATTGGCCGAAGAGACTCAGAAAATGCAAGCAGCACTTACCGAGCTCTCAAATTTGAGCAGGATTAG GCAAGCTTCAGTTGCATTGAATGTGTGGCAGCCAGAGATCATCCGGGGTAGACAAAAACAAATAGTGGAGCAATGTGTAGTACCTGTTGAGTCTCGGTTCCATTCCCTTGAAATGGAGCTCAAGCTCTGCAAGCAGCACATTTTAGGGTTAGAAAAAGCCCAT AAAGATGAGAAACGAAGGCTTGCTTTGGTGGAAGAAGAGCTGCAGTCAATGAGATATCACCCTTTAAGAAATCACGAGCAAATCAATTGCAGGGACATTGAATATAACGTCAAgagaaaaaagttaaaaagat GTCATGGTCAGGGGAGAAAACCTTAG
- the LOC137746224 gene encoding transcription factor MYB60, translating into MGRPPCCEKVGIKKGPWTPEEDIVLVSYIQEHGPGNWRSVPTNTGLLRCSKSCRLRWTNYLRPGIKRGNFTPHEEGMIIHLQALLGNKWAAIASYLPQRTDNDIKNYWNTHLKKKLKQFQSALDPHTTSDDPFNVNVSRRSLSEGSLDNMTSHASSIILRNNQSSSSTYASSTENISRLLEGWMRSSPTPKTASLKYNAASDDDQEKPSGISTGNLVSNEEFESILSYENLNNVASWDRSTCDSSTYSNKVSRLSIEVPNGAEIIHDHHLLRDEDQNNKQIIRCESSSTNCNNPPLTYLEKWLLDESAGHVEADQMVELSPMSLV; encoded by the exons atgggaagACCTCCTTGCTGTGAGAAGGTAGGAATCAAGAAAGGTCCATGGACTCCTGAGGAGGACATCGTCCTCGTTTCTTACATCCAAGAACATGGTCCTGGTAATTGGAGATCAGTTCCAACCAACACTG GGCTCTTGAGGTGCAGCAAAAGTTGCAGACTCAGATGGACTAACTACCTCAGACCGGGAATCAAGCGCGGTAACTTCACACCTCATGAAGAAGGGATGATCATTCACTTGCAAGCTTTATTGGGTAACAA ATGGGCAGCAATAGCTTCCTACCTGCCACAGAGAACCGATAACGACATAAAGAACTACTGGAACACCCACTTGAAGAAGAAGCTGAAGCAATTTCAATCAGCTCTTGATCCTCATACGACGTCAGATGATCCATTTAATGTAAATGTATCAAGGAGGAGCTTGAGTGAAGGGAGCTTAGATAATATGACAAGCCATGCCTCCTCAATTATTCTGAGGAACAACCAATCCTCCTCCTCCACATATGCCTCAAGCACCGAGAACATTTCGCGGCTCCTAGAAGGTTGGATGAGATCCTCCCCAACTCCGAAGACCGCTAGCCTCAAATATAATGCTGCATCTGATGATGATCAAGAAAAACCTAGCGGTATTAGCACAGGAAACCTAGTATCTAACGAGGAGTTTGAATCGATTTTGTCCTATGAGAATTTGAACAATGTTGCTTCTTGGGACAGGTCTACTTGTGATTCATCTACTTATTCTAACAAGGTGTCACGACTCAGTATTGAAGTTCCAAATGGGGCGGAAATAATTCATGATCATCATCTTCTGCGCGACGAGGATCAGAACAATAAGCAAATTATTCGATGCGAAAGCAGTAGTACTAATTGTAACAATCCTCCATTGACATATCTTGAGAAGTGGCTGTTAGATGAAAGTGCTGGACATGTGGAAGCCGATCAGATGGTGGAATTGTCTCCAATGTCCTTGGTTTGA